gtgctgtaCGCCAGCCaatcgcgcagcacgcgcttcaGGGCATTGTAGTCGCGGTTGATTGGAAGCTGTATGTGTGACTTCACAATATCGTAGACGGTGCGCGGTGAAGGCGCtggtggtgtcggcggtggcatGGCTGCGGTGGTTGACGCGAGCTCCTGTGGTGAAACACCGCGAAGGCAGAGTTTTgtgaaagaaaagaggacgAGAGATGAGGTGCAACGGCACTGCGTGTGTCCGTGACTGCAgagcagagcgagagacgtGAAAAGCAGCTGAAGACAGCCAGAGGCAACTGGAGAGCGACCttaggaggagggggtggggtatGCGGATCAGCGAAGGGGCGAACGGCAGTGTCCGAGGCCCATTCGCGGTCGGCTCGTTCAGACGcggtgcgtgagtgtgtcAGAGGGAAGCAAGGCGTCAACGCGCCTATGCGTCCatacacccacacgcacagacacacaaacgtTGAGGGCAGGCCCTTattgtgctctctctctgtctctgcctcTTACGCCTCTTCGCTATCCTGCCTTCTCCCTCGCCATCCCCTCACCTTTCCACGTACTATTTCTCCTAACGCGAGGGTGCATAAACCACATATAACTATATATGCATATCTATATATGCATGCATATGCACGtatgtacgtgtgcgtgtgtgcatgtgggcCGGCGGGCACGCGACTACGACTTTGCTCACACCTCGTCTCCGATGCGAAGATAAGTCGACTGTGCTTGGGAACGGACCGTgagagtgagagggagaggggataTGAGAGATGCGCTAGATACGATCACTCAGACGCTGATGATGATGCAATTCCTGTGTGCGTTCCTTCCATTTCAGTCATGCATTACTGTTGATTCACATGAGACGTTAATGCCTCCGTCGCTTTCCcagcgtgagagagagatggcgaAAGGGGACGGAGTTACGCCGACGCTATGGGCGAGTCGGCCCATCCACCTCAGTCAATCCGACGTCCGGCGTGTGTGTANNNNNNNNNNNNNNNNNNNNNNNNNNNNNNNNNNNNNNNNNNNNNNNNNNNNNNNNNNNNNNNNNNNNNNNNNNNNNNNNNNNNNNNNNNNNNNNNNNNNNNNNNNNNNNNNNNNNNNNNNNNNNNNNNNNNNNNNNNNNNNNNNNNNNNNNNNNNNNNNNNNNNNNNNNNNNNNNNNNNNNNNNNNNNNNNNNNNNNNNNNNNNNNNNNNNNNNNNNNNNNNNNNNNNNNNNNNNNNNNNNNNGACGCATGGACAGAAGACACAACGGGAGACAAGGGGCCGTGCGGTCACTGTCGCCCATCCGCGGCCCATATGGCAACAGGAAGGCGCACTCACAGGCAGAGCAAAgagcgcgccgccactggGCAGCGAGGGGACAGGCCCCGTCGTCCCCCCGATCTCGTCGCACCACCGTGTCGCGAGGAATGCGTGCGGACGTGAATGAATGGAGTACACAAAGGAAGGTATTAAATATGCTGTCCGCAGGGACTCACGCCCACTCGCTTGCCGGCGTAGAGCAGGAGATCAGGCGCGCGGGTGCCGAGAGTCAGCGAGCGAGAGTTAGTTGTCAGCATTCTGTTGCCCCCAAGCATGCCTTCAACATGATATATGCATATGCAGATGGGtagagaaaaggagagccGAGACAGAcgaaacaacaaagaaaatgAAAGCTAAATCAACGAAAGCATGgaatgcgcgcgtgctggtgtgtgcgtatgcgtgaccttttctctctctggcgtgtgtgtgagcacCCCACACCCCCCTtcctaccaccaccacacacatcCACCCGGCCTGTGCGTAGACATACACACCGGCATAGCGTGCTTCGTGGCCACACATAACGCATCGGCATCGTCCCCTTTTACTCTCGTTAGTTCGCTCACATCCGATgagaggtgtgtgcgtgtgttggggggggggggcaaacacctctccgtgcgtggcatctcatGGTCCAGCACCCCCACTGTGTGAGGAAGCCAGGCGGTCCCTCTGTCCCTGCCAAGTGCCAGAGCCACTTCGGGCGGTCACAGGGccgagcgcctgcgacgtggCGAAGCCAGGGCGCCTCATCGCCACCGATGCCAACGGCCACACCctcgacggcgtggcgtcggagcgacccgaGACCGCGAGCACGCCTGCACCATCCATACGATCGAcgaggcgccagcgcgactcgagcacatcccgccccgccctcgccgcccaccGGTGgagggagcctgcgccaccgcgggaGATGCACCACGCGGCCACCGGCACAAatggggagcggctgtgaggcggcactgcaaggcgggtgggtggggagggctcgaggcagaggccgtgctgcgaTGCNNNNNNNNNNNNNNNNNNNNNNNNNNNNNNNNNNNNNNNNNNNNNNNNNNNNNNNNNNNNNNNNNNNNNNNNNNNNNNNNNNNNNNNNNNNNNNNNNNNTACGATCGAcgaggcgccagcgcgactcgagcacatcccgccccgccctcgccgcccaccGGTGgagggagcctgcgccaccgcgggaGATGCACCACGCGGCCACCGGCACAAatggggagcggctgtgaggcggcactgcaaggcgggtgggtggggagggctcgaggcagaggccgtgctgcgaTGCCCGAGTTGGCGCagtgccgcgccggcgtgtgtctacggctgcttcgcgccacgcgacgggtggcctgtggcagggcagGGTCGGCGGCTCGAGAGTGGAACGGGACCTCATGCTGTGTGGAAGAGATGTGGACTCACACGGAAAAGAAATGTTAGGTCTCTCCTCCCGCTTCTCTGTCTTGATCGCATCAGCAGAAGGAGAACaccgagacacacacacacacacacagaatGAGAGATGGTGCAACGACAGAAGATGGACGCCACACACTCCAACGCGCAACCACCGACACCTGTGCAAAGATACTTCACCTGCGGGGAGCAAGAGGACGGAAgcagggaaggagagggaggaggcacTGCACGGCGTCAACTGCTTGCGGTGAACTCCCGGTACCCTGACCGCCCCACTCAGAGAAGCTGCACAAGACCAAGTCTGCAAAGAACGTTGCTGCCCGCTTATGGCGTTTATGcgtgtctttgtgtgtgtatgtgtctgtgtatgtaGGCGCTGCCATAAGACTCCTTTACAGCTTCGAGATATcgtggctgccgctctcCCGCAAACCGGCGCCCGACATGCGCACAAACcttgcgcgctgctgcataTCGGCAATGCTGTGGGAGCCGCAGTACGAGATGCCGGAGCGCAGGCCACCGACAAGTTGCTTTAGAATCGGAGCGAGGGGGCCCTTGCAGGGCACGCTGCCCTCCACACCCTCCGGCACGAGATCATTAAAGACGTCCTCGTCAAGGCGCTTTTCGCGCTCCGCCTTGCTGATGTTCGCGCCAAAGCCAGCCATGCCACGAATGATCTTCACCTTCTTGCCATCCTTTACAAGAACGCGGCCTGGGGCCTCGTCTGTGCCCGCCAGCATGTTGCCCAACATCACCGTGTCAGCGCCCGCTGCAATCGCCTTGCAGATGTCCCCGGCTGTCTTgacgccaccgtcggcgaTGCACGGTACACCATGCTTCTTCGCCACGCGAGCACAGTCCATCACAGCAGACAGTTGCGGCACGCCGGAGCCGGCCACGAGGCGCGTAATGCAGATGCTGCCCGGACCCACACCAATCTTCAAGCCATCTGCTCCCGCGTCGATGAGGTCCTGGGCGGCCTCCGCCGTGGCGATGTTGCCGGCGATGATGTCGACCTTGTTGGTGAGCGGGTTCACCTTGAGTGCCTTCACCATGTCGATGCAGAGGTCGCTGTGGCCGTGCGCGATATCCACGACGAGCACGTCCGCGCCGGCATCCACtagggcggcggcgcgcttgTGATCCTCTTTCTTCACGCCGATAGCGGCGCCGACAATGAGGCGGCCACGCGAGTCAAGAGTGGCGTTGCGGTTGCCAGTCAGCTTCAAAATGTCTGACTGAGTGATGAGGTAGAGCAGCTCTCCTTTGGGGCCCAGCAGCGGAATGTTGCTGGTCCGCTTCGTGCGCATGACCTCGCGAGCCTCCTCCAGGGTGATGGCGGTGTTGGTCGAGACGACCGTTCGGCTCACCGGCGTCATGAGGGTTTCGACGAGGGCGGAGTCGGTGGCAAAGATAAGGTCGCTCTTGCTGAGCACCCCGCACAGGCGGCGGCTGGTGAAGTCGTCCACCACCATCAGGCAGCTGACACCGCCTTTTCGGCCAGACCAGTTCAGCTCCTCGAGAGCCTCTGCCTTTGTCGCCGACGGCAGGATCATGCGCGGGTCTTCAATCAGGAAGGACTGCGCGCGCTTCACCTTGCGCACCATCGCGCACTGTTCCTCAATGCTACAGAAGCGGTGCAGGATGCCAATGCCGCCTTCGCGCGCCATCGTCACGGCCGTCTTGTCCTCGCACACGGTGTCCATGTTGCTGGCGACGATGGGAATCTTGAGGTGAATGTTGCGGCTGaggcgtgtgcttgtgttgACGGCCTTGCGAGAGCGCACAGGGCTGCGCTGCGGAATGAGTAGCACGTCATCGTAAGTGAGTCCCTCAGGGAGGGTAGGAAGACTGCCTAGGGCCGCCATTCCCAACCGAGAGAGGCACAAAGGTGGAAGAGCGGAGGAGTCGATGGGATGTGTGTATATACGTATGTACACAACGAAAGCTGtacgcgtgcttgtgcgaaggcgaagagagaaaggccCGGGGTGTGGGGTAGGCAGAGAcgaggagaggaaaggggaggagagatggAGTGCGGTGCCGAGGCAGATACATGCAGCGCAGGAAAGAGGCGTGGGTaggctgcctctctctctctctttgtgcttGATACCCTTCTTCCCATCCTTTTGGTTGCGGGCAGCAGTGTCCTTCGgacaccggcacacacacacatacacatgtaCACAAATCCAGAACCATCCGTGCACGCGTGAAATCGTTAGGGCTCACACGTAATTCCCCGTGCAACAAAGTCGGCCGTCGGTGTAGCGGCATTTGTGTGCGCGACGATACGgtcaagagagagagggagaaacagAGGTGCCGGAGAGGTGAACATCGGACCGACTGTGGAGTGCTGGCCGAAGGGTCGGTGAGGGGGTTGGGGTACAAGCCGGGCGAactgcggggggggggccaaACGCACGCGCCCGTTGAGAAtaaaggggaggggggtagGGTGCAGAAGGAAGGCAGGATAAAGCGCACCCTCCTCACGAAGACGGCCGTTACCGCATGGCCGCGTCTCAGCACCCCACAACAAAACGATGCCCTTTCACACCCCACACTCTGGCAAGAGCGAACCGTTGCGGCCCTCGGCACCTACGGTCGACTTGTCCAGATCAGTGTGGAAGCCGgactcggcggcggcacaaaGGACTTGAGCGTTTCCATAACCTCAATCGCGGTTGGCGCGATCACCAGGAAGTCGAAGACCTTCTCCTCCAGGAAGCCTTCGGCCATTAGGTGCCTCAGCAGCGCAACGAAAGGGTCGAAGAACCCTTCGACATTCACAATGCCAATCTTGGGCCGATAGGCGTTGAGCTGGAACAGCGTGatcacctccagcagctcatcAAAggtgccgacgccgcctgGCAGTGCGACCACCGTGTTGGCGTGAGCAAACATGATGCTCTTCCGCTCCGACATGGTGGCTGTTGTGTAGATGCGGTCGCCAATCATCGGCCCTGATACTTCGCTCTCCGACAGGGCGTTGGGGATGATGGAGATGATCTTGCCATTcagtgcgtgcgcctccttcgccaaCTCACCCATAACACCGACCGTGCCACCGCCGTAGACAACGGGCTGCTTCGCTTCTTCGACGATGTACTTGGCGAGAGCCTTGGCCTCCTGCGTGTACGCGGGCTTGCTGCCGCTACGCGCACCGGCAAAAACCAGCACAcccttctgcagcagcgggtcTTCCGTGTCCTTGTCAGACCACACCTGTGGCCTGCTGTCCATTGCCGGCTGCGATGCAACGTTGCTGTACACAGTTAGCTTCTGCTCCTCAACGGCGATCCCGGCTACGACTTTAAAGAGGTTCTGGAGGGGCGCGCTCTTCAGGTGAATCTCTTCGAAGTCGCGCATGCTGCTGTAGCGCTCCAGTACGAGGTACTGTAGCGGCACCGGCTGGCCATTCTCAAAGACCTGATGCAGCTCATAGGTGAGAGTACCGGGCTCATTACGAACggagtgctgctgcagcggggCGAAGGCGTCGAGGaactgctgctccgcctcgccgtcgcgcagcttGATGGTAAACACAGCCGCCACAACCATTTTCTTCTGCTCTTATACTCGTCTTCTTTTCGATGGCTCGGCAAGGGGCTTTCCGTGCGAGATATGTGACAGTGAGTTGTGCGGACTGCTCTTGTGCGATGTGCTTGTATGCCTTCCCggcttgtgcgcgtgtgctctACAATGCTCTGCTGGAGAATGATGGACAGGCaccggtgtgtgcgtgtgtgtgtgtgtgaggaaAGGCTAAGGCGTGCTTCATCGAAGGTGGTTGTGGGCCAACGGTGCACTCacaaggcggaggaggacctCCACGAAGAAGCACAAAGGGTTGGagcggagaaagagagaggaagaatGTGAAAGCGGgagcgatgatgatgagaCAGCAGCTGTGgtaccacacacacacacacacacatacacacacacacaagcgtgTATGACTGCGTGACCTTCCCTTCCCCTgacgtgtgtatgtgtgtgtttgtgtgtgaaGGCATTGCAGAGGGACTGAGCGGCTGGACGCAAgctgcagagagagagagggaaggaggagttACCCCTTTGACGGCAGCGTTGTAAGCGCCACTTTTTTCCGCCATCAGCAGTCACGTGCAACGATGGCGTGAGAAACAAGTGCAGAGAGtaagagcgagaggaggagcacggGCACGAGATCGGGGTGAGGGTAGGCGCGCcctccgtttttttttcttgcatCTCGTGGAGTCCAGCCGCTACCAATCCTGTGCTTTCTCACAAATTGTCTCGGCTCACCTTGCACGCCATCTTTTTCTCGGCGAATACGTgagcgcggccgctgcggccgcgtcTTCCGACCATACCACACCATCATGAGGAAGTCTCATCGTTTCCCTTCTTACCTTTTCTGCAcatgttcttttttttttagatTCGGCGACGTTGCCGCGATGCAGCACATCAGTGGACAATGCATgagcacacaggcacatacaaggcaagagagagaatggTGTGCACACATGCGTCCTTTGtatcgtcctcgtcctccctccctcctcaacttctccccttccctcctgtCCAGGAAttgaggagagaaagaggagacaCGAAATCAAAATAATAGAGCAAACATGTATGAAAGACGTGAAGGCAGCGAGGATGCGACAGGgggtggtggtcgtggtggtgttggtggtgacGGCAACGTCACCTTTCGTCCACTCATTCCACTCGCCGcccactcacccacccacgcatGCCCGCGCAAAGgcacaacaaagaaaagcacaAAGCAGCATTACAAAATtcacagcagcgaggcggatGCGGTGGGcgggacagcagcagcattcTCCATCCacagcgaagaaggcgcgccaacacacacacacacacacacacacacacacacacagactctCACGTGCAGATGCAGACAAACAGATTACATAtacaagggagagagaagaaacaCGAGCGCGAAAAGAGAAGTCAGCAAcgagcaacagcaacgagAGCGTCGATCCTTCTCGCTCCACTGCCCACCCCCATTCAtcccccgaaaaaaaaaacgatatACACATACACTTTATACATATGAAAGGAAATAATGgcgcgggagagggagacgggtGTGCACGGGGGAAATCAAGCACAAAACCACAAGAGACGAAGAGCAACCATCGAGACAGCAACAACCAAACATCGAGGACGACACGAAAACACGGGAGGTGAAATGACGGTGTGCGGCGaaggtgggggagagaggagacaggagagagacaaaGAGGTGCAGAGATGGGGAGAGGCggtgatgtgtgtgtgtgtgccatccGTTGACAACATATTACATTTCTTGCCCCTCTACCCGTCTCTACCTTTGGTGCTCTTCTCCTGCGCATCCCTTTCGCTCTTCATTTTCTTCGCCAGGGggtgaaaaagaaaaaaaagttcaacaacaacggcaccAACCATaattttttttgtcgttcCGCACGCAACTCCGCTGAACAATCAGAGGTCTGCACACTCCACGACATTTCACATCAGTCACGCTCCCTCGCTTCCTCGTTCCacgctttctctccccctctgtgCGCGTACCGTGCTGAGGCGATTTGAATCCCTGCAAGCGGTTTACCGACCCCGCCACCACACGCGATACATCCCATAAACAAGATGGTGCtgggaaggggggaaggcATTCAGTTCTACCTTCACAGAGCACGAAGGGCGTGCGGGTGtcgggtggtggcggtcgTAGCAGCTGGCAACATGAGGGGAGACGCCAGCGTAGAAGAGGGAGTAAGGGAGGAGACAGGGGAAGGGGCAGGAGGGAATAACtagcacacagacagacaggcagaaTGATACATGGTGAAAAAAGCGAAAATCGGAAAACAGGGAAAAcacaagagagaaaaaacTCTGGGGCGTGGAGGCagaggtgcggctgctgtcgctggcggtggtggaggtaAGAGACTTATGCacagaagggaggggagagaaacGAAGAGAGCCGCTCGGGGTTGAGGTACATCCATCATACACACCCACAGgcacggcagaggagagggaggcccTGATGTAAAACAAGCGCGCCACATCCACAAAGACCAAACAAACTAAGAAGGGATCAGACCTCAGTGTCCTACACCatccccttcttttctttcgctcaGGCACAGATACAACGTAGATCGACTCACAACGAGCTGTAAGAAAGtaaagcgagagagagtcaCAGAGGACTATGCGTATCggcgagtgtgcgtgtgcgtgtgtgcgtcggtTGCACAATCGTTCCCCCCTGACCCTCACCGGCGGTTCCAGCAGAATAAGAAACGAAGGAGCAGATCAACAAGAAGATAAGGCTGCatggaaagagagacagaggggaAGCTTTCTTGTAAAGTTTCTTATGCTTTTTTCTCAAGTGTGAAGTCTCCTGGCGCGTGTCTCCCCTCCTCGCGGCCACtcgagcccccccccctttccccctcccccacagaCCTCTCATCGGACGTAAGAGAACAGGATCGAAACCgaacaaaaagaagggggaagagTTACGGAGGAGCATGGCAGCCGGAGAAGACGttatatatatgcatgtatatatacatatggTATCGCTTTCTTTGAATGGCGCGTGGCTTGGTGCGTTGGTGGAAGGGGCCCAAAGGTAAGTAAAAAGGATGCCGTCCTCCACCATCGTTCACAGACAACGCGAGAAATACATCACATGCCCCttttcctcccttcctcccacccggcggcgcagcacagcggtgtgtgtttgcgtaCGAGGATCTCTGTGTACATGAGAAAGCGATGCATACTAAGGCGAAAAGgtgaggaggatgaggaggaggaggagggggggggggcgggaaGTGAGGACGGACAAAGTACCGAGGCCTTCGCGCTCGAGGGCCGCGGAGGAGAACACcttggcgcacgcgcgagcaCGCGCATGCCACCGACATGGGCATGAAGCCGTGCTGGAGacgagagaaggagcaggaCAAGCAGAAGCGTTTGTGCAGAGATTTGAAACATAAtgagaaaggggaggagtcgtggtggtggtgtgtgagTGAGTCAGtgagtgagtgtgtgtgtgggtgggtgggggtgggggtactacacatacgcgcacgaaggaaaagggaaaaggtTTGATCAATGGATCAGGAAGGGACGTTGGAGAAGGGGCAGCGATATTACGCGGGGAGGGTCAAAGCGgaaggacacacacacgcacataagCACACGCGGACACACAAAAAGTAGAGAACATCATTTGCGGATGCAGCGGGAGATGCAGAGATCTTCggcaaagagaggggaggggcggagaggaagggcgaCGACTGCGTATGAATGCACGTATGCGTTCGTGTCTTGCTACGAGCACTCGGCGTCGTCTGAGGGATCTGTCGTGCTACGCCTCACAACGGActtggcgctgcgcacctcACCCATGGCGAAGAGATCGTCCTTGCGACGGCGCTCCTGCTTTGCGCGCTCGAGGGCGTTCTGGATTTGCTCCTTCTGCTCCAAGGCCTCAGCCTCGTCATCGGAGAGctcgatgcggcgcagcaggcgcatctgctccaccttcttctcctccagaGCTTTGCGGAGGTCCTCGCACTCGCACACCTTCGTGTCGAACCGCTCTTCCCACTTgttcagctcctcctgcagcttaTGGACCTTCTTCTTTAGCTTCTTCTGACGGAGCGACTTTTCATTCAGTTCAGCGCTTCGCTGCTCAGAAAACTCGGCGACGCGCTTAttgatgagctgctgcatctgcgcATCCTTGttctccagctgctcgcggAACTGCTGTTCCAGTGCCACGAGGGCCTCCGTCTTTTCCCGCACAGAGATCTGGAAATACTCTGCCTTCTCGTTGTTCTTTATGATGATGGCTTTCTGCTTCTCCAGCAATGCGCGCACCTGCTCTAGTTGGTCAGAGCGCTCGCGCAGGCGGGTTTCCAGCCGCGTCACCTCGTCCTCTGAGTGGGTGGCAGCTGCCAGCTTCGCCTCGTACTCCTGCTGCACTTTGGCGAGCTGTCggtcgtgctgcgccacggtgGACTCCAACTTGGCGAGCTCCGTGCGTTGagcctccagctccgcgtAGAGAGACTCGCGAGAAGCAGTCACGTGCTCCACCTtggccttcgcctcctcaaGCTCCGCCTGAAGACTGCTAATCGCTGCGGCGTTCTGAGCCGCCGCACTTGTGGACGactgcagctccagcggcaccgctgagtccgccgccgcgttctTTGAGATGGAGGCCGACTTTTGCTGGggcgcagccaccgccgcggtcgagcgaggcagagcggacg
This DNA window, taken from Leishmania donovani BPK282A1 complete genome, chromosome 17, encodes the following:
- a CDS encoding ysine decarboxylase-like protein, whose protein sequence is MVVAAVFTIKLRDGEAEQQFLDAFAPLQQHSVRNEPGTLTYELHQVFENGQPVPLQYLVLERYSSMRDFEEIHLKSAPLQNLFKVVAGIAVEEQKLTVYSNVASQPAMDSRPQVWSDKDTEDPLLQKGVLVFAGARSGSKPAYTQEAKALAKYIVEEAKQPVVYGGGTVGVMGELAKEAHALNGKIISIIPNALSESEVSGPMIGDRIYTTATMSERKSIMFAHANTVVALPGGVGTFDELLEVITLFQLNAYRPKIGIVNVEGFFDPFVALLRHLMAEGFLEEKVFDFLVIAPTAIEVMETLKSFVPPPSPASTLIWTSRP
- a CDS encoding guanosine monophosphate reductase, putative, producing the protein MAALGSLPTLPEGLTYDDVLLIPQRSPVRSRKAVNTSTRLSRNIHLKIPIVASNMDTVCEDKTAVTMAREGGIGILHRFCSIEEQCAMVRKVKRAQSFLIEDPRMILPSATKAEALEELNWSGRKGGVSCLMVVDDFTSRRLCGVLSKSDLIFATDSALVETLMTPVSRTVVSTNTAITLEEAREVMRTKRTSNIPLLGPKGELLYLITQSDILKLTGNRNATLDSRGRLIVGAAIGVKKEDHKRAAALVDAGADVLVVDIAHGHSDLCIDMVKALKVNPLTNKVDIIAGNIATAEAAQDLIDAGADGLKIGVGPGSICITRLVAGSGVPQLSAVMDCARVAKKHGVPCIADGGVKTAGDICKAIAAGADTVMLGNMLAGTDEAPGRVLVKDGKKVKIIRGMAGFGANISKAEREKRLDEDVFNDLVPEGVEGSVPCKGPLAPILKQLVGGLRSGISYCGSHSIADMQQRARFVRMSGAGLRESGSHDISKL